A part of Kwoniella dejecticola CBS 10117 chromosome 5, complete sequence genomic DNA contains:
- a CDS encoding isoleucine-tRNA ligase, translating to MTFKPYDTSKPLHIPTTEQDVMQYWADIDAFKTSQKLSEGKPEYSFYDGPPFATGKPHYGHLLAGTIKDIVTRHAHSTGHHVERRFGWDTHGLPVEHEIDKTLNIKGKDDVMAMGIDKYNAACREIVMRYSGEWKSTVERMGRWIDFDTGYKTLDPTFMESVWWVFGQLWQKGQVYRGLRVMPYSTGCTTPLSNFEAGEDYRMTSDPAVTVSFPLVDDPSTSLLAWTTTPYTLPSNLGLCVHPDFTYIKIYDFERDQNFILLESLLGTVYKELAPGAKKPKDKKDEKPKFKKVGQFTGKDMVGWRYIPMFDHFTEQYEDRAFRVLSDTYVTDSSGTGIVHQAPAFGEDDHRIAVAHNVVRDDEIPPCPIDESGKFTSEVPEYQGRHVKEADPTIIKDLAKKGRLIARSDIMHSYPFCWRSGTPLIYRAIPSWFVRVANISDKLVANNEKTRWVPANVGEGRFGGWIRNARDWNISRNRYWGTPIPLWVSEDYEEIVAVGSIAELEQLSGVSNIKDLHRESIDNITIPSKQGKGDLKRIEEVFDCWFESGSMPYAQSHFPFENKERFEKSYPADFVSEGIDQTRGWFYTLLVLGTHLYDTAPWKNLIVTGLVLAADGKKMSKKLKNYPDPMEVVNKYGADCVRLFLVNSPVVRADNLRFREEGVREILANVILKWINSLNFYLGQAELFERTTGDKFVYDHDAPKSSNVMDRWILATCQTLIQHVDTEMGAYRLYTVIPRLLDFIADLTNWYIRFNRVRLKGSGGVEDTKAALNTLYEALYTLCLTMSSFTPFTSETVYQALRPTSPAPKDPKQDVRSIHFLPFPTVRQEYFDPIIERQVQRMRAVIDLGRLIRDRKTLPIKTPLKDLIIFHHDQEYLDDVKSLESYISAELNVVNIIYTSDESKVGIKYRATADWPTLGKKLRKDLAKVKSALPNMSTEDCKSYMSEKKITLNGVDLIEGDLVVTRFADLTVTDTSDGEGDKFESASDNDVIIVLDIQKHPELESMALLRTLTSRVNKLRKEAGLKPSDKISLYYEIESTGDSALTAAINQNSEYLLKILGTSPIELSQKSGEQEILATEKRTKDLDEVNESDRYILSLSLVQ from the exons ATGACCTTCAAACCTTACGATA CCTCCAAACCCCTCCATATCCCTACCACTGAACAAGATGTCATGCAATATTGGGCAGACATCGACGCTTTCAAAACCTCTCAAAAGCTGTCCGAGGGTAAACCAGAGTACAGCTTCTACGATGGTCCACCTTTCGCAACTGGTAAACCCCATTATGGTCACTTGCTCGCTGGTactatcaag GATATCGTCACACGACATGCTCATTCGACAGGACATCACGTAGAGAGGAGATTCGGATGGGATACTCACGGTTTACCAGTCGAGCACGAGATTGACAAAACGCTCAATATTAAGGGGAAAGACGATGTCATGGCTATGGGGATCGATAAGTACAATGCAGCATGTAGAGAGATCGTTATGAGGTATTCTGGAGAATGGAAATCGACAGTAGAGAGAATGGGTAGATGGATCGACTTCGATACAGGATACAAGACACTTGATCCTACTTTCATGGAGAGTGTCTGGTGGGTGTTTGGTCAATTATGGCAGAAGGGTCAAGTCTACCGAGGATTGAGAGTCATGCCTTACTCGACTGGGTGCACGACCCCTCTGAGTAATTTCGAGGCTGGAGAAGACTATCGAATGACTTCGGATCCTGCCG TCACtgtttcttttcctcttgttGATGACCCTTCCACTTCTCTTCTCGCATGGACCACCACCCCTTACACCCTTCCTTCGAACTTGGGCCTTTGTGTCCACCCCGATTTCACGTATATCAAGATCTACGACTTCGAGCGTGATCAAAACTTCATCTTACTCGAATCATTGCTCGGTACGGTGTACAAAGAATTAGCTCCAGGAGCCAAAAAGCcaaaggacaagaaggatgaaaagcCGAAATTCAAGAAAGTCGGTCAATTCACAGGTAAAGATATGGTCGGTTGGAGATATATTCCCATGTTCGACCACTTCACAGAACAA TACGAGGACCGAGCATTCAGAGTACTCTCCGACACATACGTTACGGATTCATCCGGTACTGGTATCGTACATCAAGCTCCGGCCTTcggagaggatgatcacaGAATAGCTGTCGCGCACAACGTCGTCAGAGACGATGAGATCCCGCCTTGTCCCATCGATGAGTCTGGAAAATTCACATCAGAAGTGCCAGAGTATCAAGGACGACATGTCAAAGAAGCCGATCCAACCATCATCAAGGATCTCGCTAAAAAGGGCCGACTCATTGCCCGATCCGATATCATGCACTCTTACCCATTCTGTTGGAGATCCGGTACACCCCTCATCTACCGAGCTATCCCATCTTGGTTCGTCAGAGTAGCCAACATCTCCGATAAGCTGGTCGCAAACAACGAAAAGACCAGATGGGTTCCAGCCAATGTGGGAGAAGGTCGATTCGGAGGATGGATCAGGAATGCTAGAGATTGGAACATCTCAAGAAACAGGTACTGGGGTACTCCTATCCCTCTTTGGGTCTCTGAAGATTACGAGGAG ATCGTTGCCGTCGGATCCATCGCCGAATTGGAACAACTTTCTGGTGTGTCGAACATCAAGGACTTGCACCGAGAAAGCATCGATAACATCACGATCCCCTCGAAACAAGGTAAAGGTGATCTCAAAAGAATTGAAGAGGTCTTCGACTGTTGGTTCGAATCCGGATC CATGCCTTACGCCCAATCGCACTTCCCCTTCGAGAACAAAGAGCGATTCGAGAAGTCTTATCCCGCCGATTTCGTCTCTGAGGGTATTGACCAAACGCGTGGTTGGTTCTACACGCTACTGGTATTGGGTACACATCTCTACGACACTGCTCCGTGGAAGAACTTGATCGTTACTGGTCTTGTGCTTGCAGC TGACGGAAAGAAAATGTCTAAGAAGCTCAAGAACTACCCTGATCCTATGGAAGTGGTCAACAAATACGGGGCCGATTGTGTGCGATTGTTCCTCGTCAATTCGCCTGTTGTGCGAGCCGACAACTTGCGATTcagagaagaaggtgttcGAGAAATCTTAGCGAATGTTATTCTAAAATGGATCAACTCGCTCAATTTCTACCTTGGTCAAGCCGAGCTTTTCGAGCGAACCACTGGTGACAAATTTGTATACGATCATGATGCTCCGAAATCGTCAAACGTCATGGACAGATGGATCTTGGCGACTTGTCAAACCCTCATCCAACATGTCGACACTGAGATGGGCG CCTATCGACTCTACACTGTCATTCCCCGATTGCTCGATTTCATCGCTGATTTGACGAATTGGTACATCCGATTCAACCGAGTGAGATTGAAGGGATCCGGCGGTGTGGAAGATACCAAAGCGGCTCTCAACACCCTTTACGAAGCATTGTACACTTTGTGTTTGACAATG TCCTCCTTTACCCCATTCACCAGTGAAACAGTATACCAAGCTCTTCGACCCACTTCACCCGCGCCGAAAGATCCTAAGCAAGATGTGCGGTCTATCCACTTCTTACCTTTCCCCACTGTTCGACAAGAGTACTTTGACCCCATCATCGAAAGACAGGTCCAACGTATGAGAGCTGTCATTGACCTCGGCCGACTGATCCGAGATCGAAAGACTCTGCCCATCAAGACCCCCTTGAAagacctcatcatcttccaccacGATCAGGAATACCTCGACGACGTCAAATCCTTAGAATCTTACATTTCCGCGGAACTCAACgtcgtcaacatcatctaCACCTCTGACGAGAGTAAAGTGGGTATCAAGTATCGAGCGACGGCGGATTGGCCTACCTTGGGTAAAAAACTTCGAAAAGATCTGGCAAAAGTCAAGAGTGCTCTACCCAACATGTCGACTGAGGATTGTAAATCATACATGAGCGAAAAGAAAATCACGCTCAACGGAGTCGACTtgatcgaaggtgatctgGTAGTCACCAGATTCGCTGATTTGACAGTGACAGACACGTCCGATGGCGAAGGGGATAAATTTGAATCGGCAAGTGATAATGATGTGATTATCGTTCTTGACATCCAGAAACATCCAGAGTTAGAATCTATGGCCCTGTTGCGAACATTGACTTCAAGAGTCAATAAACTGAGGAAAGAAGCCGGTTTGAAACCCTCCGATAAGATCTCGTTATACTACGAAATCGAGTCGACGGGCGATAGTGCTCTGACAGCAGCTATAAATCAGAATTCGGAGTACTTGCTCAAGATCCTTGGAACGTCTCCTATTGAGCTGAGTCAAAAGTCGGGAGAACAAGAGATATTGGCTacggagaagaggacgaaaGATCTGGATGAGGTTAATGAGAGTGATCGATATATCTTGAGTTTGTCTTTGGTCCAATAG